A genomic region of Trifolium pratense cultivar HEN17-A07 linkage group LG3, ARS_RC_1.1, whole genome shotgun sequence contains the following coding sequences:
- the LOC123912742 gene encoding 2-carboxy-1,4-naphthoquinone phytyltransferase, chloroplastic isoform X1: protein MAATCCNLTHSSLFLNHHLFKRCHLVSKGSKCSSISSVEKFFHRRFQVERRHHYLNVELSSSSSSSSFEDVGEEIQEDVSMETLIWRAIKLPIYSVALVPLTVGSAAAYLQTGIFSAKCYVVLLVSSVLVITWLNLSNDVYDFDTGVDKNKKESVVNLVGSRTGIFVVAYLCLALGFAGLTWAAIEAGNVRSVLFLTCAIICGYIYQCPPFRLSYQGLGEPLCFAAFGPFATTAFYLVHGSASGVTNHFPLSGTVLSASILVGFTTSLILFCSHFHQVDGDKEVGKLSPLVRLGTEKGAEVVKVTVLMLYALLVAFGLSKTLPLTCIFVCALTLPVGNLVVRFVEENHRDKNKIFMAKYFCVRLHALFGAALALGLILARMVNTRLLLR from the exons ATGGCTGCTACATGTTGTAACCTCACACATTCTTCTCTTTTCCTTAATCACCACTTATTCAAAAG gTGTCATTTAGTTTCCAAAGGGTCAAAATGTAGTAGTATTAGTAGTGTGGAAAAATTCTTCCATAGGAGATTTCAAGTTGAAAGAAGGCATCACTACCTAAATGTAGAATTATCCTCCTCTTCTTCTAGTTCCAGCTTTGAAGATGTTGGAGAGGAAATTCAAGAGGATGTTTCAATGGAAACGTTGATTTGGAGGGCTATCAAATTGCCTATTTACTCTGTTGCGTTGGTCCCTCTCACG GTAGGAAGTGCAGCAGCTTATTTACAAACAGGCATATTCTCAGCTAAATGCTATGTTGTTCTACTGGTTTCTTCAGTTCTTGTTATTACCTGGCTCAACTTAAG CAATGATGTTTATGATTTTGACACTGGAGTTGACAAGAACAaaaaggaatcagttgtaaaCCTTGTTGGAAG CCGCACAGGAATCTTTGTTGTTGCATACTTATGCCTTGCTCTTGGCTTCGCTGGGTTGACTTGGGCTGCTATTGAGGCAGGAAACGTGCGTTCAGTGTTGTTTCTTACGTGTGCAATTATTTGTGGCTATATATATCAG TGTCCACCATTTCGGTTAAGCTATCAGGGGCTGGGAGAGCCTTTGTGTTTTGCAGCATTTGGTCCTTTTGCTACTACTGCTTTTTATTTAGTACACGGCAGTGCAAG TGGTGTGACAAACCATTTCCCCTTGAGTGGAACAGTACTTTCAGCATCAATCCTTGTCGGCTTCACAACATCTCTTATCCTTTTTTGCAGTCATTTCCATCAG GTGGATGGAGACAAAGAAGTTGGAAAATTATCGCCTTTG GTTAGACTTGGCACTGAAAAAGGTGCAGAGGTAGTGAAAGTAACAGTCTTGATGCTCTATGCTCTTTTGGTTGCTTTTGGTCTAAGCAAGACACTTCCTCTCACTTGTATT TTTGTTTGTGCATTGACATTACCGGTCGGAAACCTGGTAGTTAGATTTGTCGAAGAGAATCACAGG gacaaaaacaagattttcaTGGCCAAGTACTTTTGTGTGAGGTTGCATGCTTTGTTTGGTGCTGCATTGGCTTTAGGGTTGATATTGGCTAGAATGGTTAATACTAGGCTATTGCTCAGATGA
- the LOC123912742 gene encoding 2-carboxy-1,4-naphthoquinone phytyltransferase, chloroplastic isoform X3 has product MAATCCNLTHSSLFLNHHLFKRCHLVSKGSKCSSISSVEKFFHRRFQVERRHHYLNVELSSSSSSSSFEDVGEEIQEDVSMETLIWRAIKLPIYSVALVPLTVGSAAAYLQTGIFSAKCYVVLLVSSVLVITWLNLSNDVYDFDTGVDKNKKESVVNLVGSRTGIFVVAYLCLALGFAGLTWAAIEAGNVRSVLFLTCAIICGYIYQCPPFRLSYQGLGEPLCFAAFGPFATTAFYLVHGSASGVTNHFPLSGTVLSASILVGFTTSLILFCSHFHQVDGDKEVGKLSPLVRLGTEKGAEVVKVTVLMLYALLVAFGLSKTLPLTCIDKNKIFMAKYFCVRLHALFGAALALGLILARMVNTRLLLR; this is encoded by the exons ATGGCTGCTACATGTTGTAACCTCACACATTCTTCTCTTTTCCTTAATCACCACTTATTCAAAAG gTGTCATTTAGTTTCCAAAGGGTCAAAATGTAGTAGTATTAGTAGTGTGGAAAAATTCTTCCATAGGAGATTTCAAGTTGAAAGAAGGCATCACTACCTAAATGTAGAATTATCCTCCTCTTCTTCTAGTTCCAGCTTTGAAGATGTTGGAGAGGAAATTCAAGAGGATGTTTCAATGGAAACGTTGATTTGGAGGGCTATCAAATTGCCTATTTACTCTGTTGCGTTGGTCCCTCTCACG GTAGGAAGTGCAGCAGCTTATTTACAAACAGGCATATTCTCAGCTAAATGCTATGTTGTTCTACTGGTTTCTTCAGTTCTTGTTATTACCTGGCTCAACTTAAG CAATGATGTTTATGATTTTGACACTGGAGTTGACAAGAACAaaaaggaatcagttgtaaaCCTTGTTGGAAG CCGCACAGGAATCTTTGTTGTTGCATACTTATGCCTTGCTCTTGGCTTCGCTGGGTTGACTTGGGCTGCTATTGAGGCAGGAAACGTGCGTTCAGTGTTGTTTCTTACGTGTGCAATTATTTGTGGCTATATATATCAG TGTCCACCATTTCGGTTAAGCTATCAGGGGCTGGGAGAGCCTTTGTGTTTTGCAGCATTTGGTCCTTTTGCTACTACTGCTTTTTATTTAGTACACGGCAGTGCAAG TGGTGTGACAAACCATTTCCCCTTGAGTGGAACAGTACTTTCAGCATCAATCCTTGTCGGCTTCACAACATCTCTTATCCTTTTTTGCAGTCATTTCCATCAG GTGGATGGAGACAAAGAAGTTGGAAAATTATCGCCTTTG GTTAGACTTGGCACTGAAAAAGGTGCAGAGGTAGTGAAAGTAACAGTCTTGATGCTCTATGCTCTTTTGGTTGCTTTTGGTCTAAGCAAGACACTTCCTCTCACTTGTATT gacaaaaacaagattttcaTGGCCAAGTACTTTTGTGTGAGGTTGCATGCTTTGTTTGGTGCTGCATTGGCTTTAGGGTTGATATTGGCTAGAATGGTTAATACTAGGCTATTGCTCAGATGA
- the LOC123912742 gene encoding 2-carboxy-1,4-naphthoquinone phytyltransferase, chloroplastic isoform X2 — protein sequence MAATCCNLTHSSLFLNHHLFKRCHLVSKGSKCSSISSVEKFFHRRFQVERRHHYLNVELSSSSSSSSFEDVGEEIQEDVSMETLIWRAIKLPIYSVALVPLTVGSAAAYLQTGIFSAKCYVVLLVSSVLVITWLNLSNDVYDFDTGVDKNKKESVVNLVGSRTGIFVVAYLCLALGFAGLTWAAIEAGNVRSVLFLTCAIICGYIYQCPPFRLSYQGLGEPLCFAAFGPFATTAFYLVHGSASVTNHFPLSGTVLSASILVGFTTSLILFCSHFHQVDGDKEVGKLSPLVRLGTEKGAEVVKVTVLMLYALLVAFGLSKTLPLTCIFVCALTLPVGNLVVRFVEENHRDKNKIFMAKYFCVRLHALFGAALALGLILARMVNTRLLLR from the exons ATGGCTGCTACATGTTGTAACCTCACACATTCTTCTCTTTTCCTTAATCACCACTTATTCAAAAG gTGTCATTTAGTTTCCAAAGGGTCAAAATGTAGTAGTATTAGTAGTGTGGAAAAATTCTTCCATAGGAGATTTCAAGTTGAAAGAAGGCATCACTACCTAAATGTAGAATTATCCTCCTCTTCTTCTAGTTCCAGCTTTGAAGATGTTGGAGAGGAAATTCAAGAGGATGTTTCAATGGAAACGTTGATTTGGAGGGCTATCAAATTGCCTATTTACTCTGTTGCGTTGGTCCCTCTCACG GTAGGAAGTGCAGCAGCTTATTTACAAACAGGCATATTCTCAGCTAAATGCTATGTTGTTCTACTGGTTTCTTCAGTTCTTGTTATTACCTGGCTCAACTTAAG CAATGATGTTTATGATTTTGACACTGGAGTTGACAAGAACAaaaaggaatcagttgtaaaCCTTGTTGGAAG CCGCACAGGAATCTTTGTTGTTGCATACTTATGCCTTGCTCTTGGCTTCGCTGGGTTGACTTGGGCTGCTATTGAGGCAGGAAACGTGCGTTCAGTGTTGTTTCTTACGTGTGCAATTATTTGTGGCTATATATATCAG TGTCCACCATTTCGGTTAAGCTATCAGGGGCTGGGAGAGCCTTTGTGTTTTGCAGCATTTGGTCCTTTTGCTACTACTGCTTTTTATTTAGTACACGGCAGTGCAAG TGTGACAAACCATTTCCCCTTGAGTGGAACAGTACTTTCAGCATCAATCCTTGTCGGCTTCACAACATCTCTTATCCTTTTTTGCAGTCATTTCCATCAG GTGGATGGAGACAAAGAAGTTGGAAAATTATCGCCTTTG GTTAGACTTGGCACTGAAAAAGGTGCAGAGGTAGTGAAAGTAACAGTCTTGATGCTCTATGCTCTTTTGGTTGCTTTTGGTCTAAGCAAGACACTTCCTCTCACTTGTATT TTTGTTTGTGCATTGACATTACCGGTCGGAAACCTGGTAGTTAGATTTGTCGAAGAGAATCACAGG gacaaaaacaagattttcaTGGCCAAGTACTTTTGTGTGAGGTTGCATGCTTTGTTTGGTGCTGCATTGGCTTTAGGGTTGATATTGGCTAGAATGGTTAATACTAGGCTATTGCTCAGATGA
- the LOC123912743 gene encoding LMBR1 domain-containing protein 2 homolog A-like: protein MRVFYMFSLPMTIGMVIFTLKYFSGPDVPKYVFFTVAYAWFCSLSIIILVPADIWTTLNNNYNGAISFLWSLSYWSTFLLTWAVVPLLQGYEDAGDFTVKTRLRTSLHHNLVFYLSLGSVGLFGLILLIALNKFWSGSVLGFAMACSNTFGLVTGAFLLGFGMSEIPKGIWLSADWTIQQKVLSHKVAKMAVKLDDAHQDFSNAIVITQATSKQMSKRDSLRPYMNIIDKMLVHMLEEDPSFKPQGGRLGESDMDYDTDQKSMASLRRRLRRAREQYYRYRSEYTKFVLQALELEDTIKNYDRRDATRWRYISCLRPERIGKVGAVLDTIEFLWRCILRKQLEKSLAVILGFMSFAILLAEATILLGVDLSLFSILVHAAGQREVLVQLAAFVPLMYMCVCTYYSLFKMGMLMFYSLTPRQTSSVSLLMICSQVARYAAPISYNFLNLINIGGNRKTIFEKKMGNIDDAVPFFGKGFNKIYPVIMVIYTLLIAGNFFNRVIDYCGNWKIFKFSDDAEDMDGFDPSGVIILQKERSLLQQGHNVGELVFPLARSFSVIMDVESANKTKAMDESGAGEDKTIIMVEPKSEETQNDSRKIGGRKYSALRTNLNEEGSSKDFSVERDSSSTTNDSRRDISLGPASPSVLASKWESMMHGFKSLKSNIDSNRFLPLSSSTHTSSINSTSSFESLDDIFDRLRRPPSEHRDLGAE from the exons ATGAGGGTGTTCTATATGTTTTCATTGCCAATGACTATTGGCATGGTTATTTTCACATTGAAATATTTCTCTGGACCTGATGTGCCCAAATATGTGTTCTTCACCGTCGCTTATGCTTGGTTCTGCTCCCTCTCCATCATCATCCTTGTCCCTGCCGATATATGGACG ACgctaaataataattataatggaGCAATTTCCTTCTTATGGAGTTTATCATATTGGAGTACCTTCTTACTTACATG GGCTGTGGTTCCCCTTCTTCAGGGTTACGAAGATGCTGGAGACTTTACGGTGAAAACAAGATTAAGGACAAGCTTACACCATAACCTTGTTTTCTATCTCTCCCTTGGTTCTGTGGGACTTTTTGGATTGATATTACTAATAGCTCTTAACAAATTTTG GAGTGGTAGTGTTTTGGGTTTTGCCATGGCTTGCTCTAACACCTTTGGACTTGTTACCGGTGCATTTCTACTTGGATTTGGTATGAGTGAAATTCCAAAGGGAATTTGGTTAAGTGCTGATTGGACCATTCAGCAAAAAGTTCTTTCCCATAAAGTTGCGAAAATGGCTGTCAAATTAGACGACGCTCATCAAGATTTTTCAAATGCTATTGTT ATCACACAGGCAACATCAAAGCAAATGTCCAAGCGGGATTCGTTGAGACCCTACATGAATATAATTGACAAAATGCTCGTTCATATG TTAGAAGAAGACCCTTCCTTCAAGCCACAGGGTGGAAGACTAGGAGAAAGTGACATGGATTATGATACAGATCAGAAATCAATGGCATCACTAAGACGTCGTCTTAGAAGAGCTCGTGAGCAGTACTATCGATATAGAAG CGAATATACAAAATTTGTCCTACAAGCCCTTGAGCTAGAGGATACGATAAAGAACTACGACCGTCGTGATGCTACAAGATG GAGATATATTTCATGCTTGAGGCCTGAACGAATAGGCAAAGTAGGTGCAGTTCTGGATACAATTG AGTTTCTATGGCGATGTATATTAAGGAAACAGCTTGAGAAATCATTGGCCGTTATATTAGGCTTCATGTCGTTCGCTATTCTATTAGCAGAGGCTACCATACTACTTGGCGTTGATCTATCTCTTTTCTCTATCCTGGTACATGCTGCCGGACAGAGAGAAGTGCTTGTGCAG TTAGCTGCTTTCGTCCCTTTGATGTATATGTGTGTTTGTACATATTATTCCTTGTTTAAAATGGGAATGTTGATGTTTTACTCACTGACACCAAGACAAACAAGCTCCGTAAGCTTGCTTATGATATGCTC ACAGGTGGCAAGATATGCTGCACCTATTTCATACAACTTTCTCAATCTCATAAATATTGGTGGGaatagaaaaaccattttcGAAAAA AAAATGGGAAACATTGACGATGCTGTTCCTTTTTTTGGGAAAGGATTCAACAAAATTTATCCTGTTATCATGGTTATATACACTTTACTAATAGCGGGAAATTTCTTTAACCGAGTAATTGACTATTGTGGGAATTGGAAAATATTCAAGTTCAGTGATGATGCAGAAGATATGGACGGATTTGATCCGTCCGGAGTAATAATCTTACAGAAAG AACGTTCTCTTCTTCAGCAAGGGCACAATGTCGGCGAACTTGTTTTCCCTTTAGCTAGGAGTTTCAGCGTAATTATGGATGTTGAGTCTGCCAACAAGACCAAG GCTATGGATGAGAGTGGCGCCGGTGAAGATAAAACTATCATCATGGTAGAGCCGAAAAGTGAAGAAACTCAGAATGACAGCAGAAAAATTGGTGGAAGAAAGTATTCAGCCTTAAGGACAAACCTGAATGAAGAAGGTTCAAGTAAAGATTTCAGCGTTGAAAGAGATTCTTCCTCTACGACAAATGATTCTCGTCGGGACATTAGTTTAGGGCCAGCGTCTCCGTCTGTGTTAGCCTCAAAATGGGAATCAATGATGCATGGATTTAAAAGTTTGAAATCTAACATTGACTCGAATAGATTCCTCCCTCTTAGTAGTAGTACTCATACATCCTCTATAAACTCAACATCTTCATTTGAATCTCTTGATGATATATTTGATAGATTGCGACGTCCACCTTCAGAACACAGAGATTTGGGTGCCGAATAA
- the LOC123912744 gene encoding bifunctional riboflavin biosynthesis protein RIBA 1, chloroplastic-like → MASSLHLSTPSLSRPRVCKNFKLLNGMGSINSSMIHVRGSDLPFVRLSSKFPSCLNAVSRIKAALASGGGDLKNEDLVGVESAQPNAVALGTLGADTALTGSSFADDNDDFDSDSPTKGFASIPEAIEDIRNGKMVVVVDDEDRENEGDLIMAAQLATPEAMAFIVKHGTGIVCISMKEEDLERLELPLMVNSRDNDEKLRTAFTVTVDAKHGTTTGVSAQDRATTVLALASKDSKPRDFNRPGHIFPLKYREGGILKRAGHTEASVDLAVLAGLDPVAVLCEVVDDDGSMARLPKLRQFAERENLKIISIADLIRYRRKRDKLVERAGAALIPTMWGPFTANCYRSLLDGMEHIAMVKGDIGDGCDVLVRVHSECLTGDIFGSARCDCGNQLALAMQQIEAAGRGVLVYLRGHEGRGIGLGHKLRAYNLQDEGRDTVEANEELGLPVDSREYGIGAQILRDLGVRSMKLMTNNPAKYVGLKGYGLSISGRIPLLSLITNENRRYLETKRVKMGHMYGLEFNSKLNGNASSVDDSNAAPDT, encoded by the exons ATGGCTTCTTCTCTCCATCTCTCCACTCCATCTCTCTCACGCCCAAG GGTAtgcaaaaatttcaaattgcTCAATGGGATGGGCAGTATAAATTCATCTATGATACATGTGCGTGGCTCAGATTTGCCGTTTGTTCGGCTGAGCTCTAAATTCCCTTCATGTCTCAATGCTGTAAGTAGAATTAAAGCTGCATTGGCCTCTGGAGGGGGAGACCTAAAAAACGAAGATCTGGTTGGTGTTGAATCGGCACAACCTAATGCAGTGGCGCTTGGAACATTGGGAGCAGACACGGCTTTAACAGGAAGTAGTTTTGCTGATGATAATGATGACTTTGATTCGGACAGTCCAACAAAAGGTTTTGCTTCCATACCAGAGGCCATTGAAGACATTCGGAACGGAAAG ATGGTAGTGGTTGTAGATGATGAGGACAGAGAAAATGAAGGGGACTTAATCATGGCAGCACAGTTGGCAACACCTGAGGCTATGGCTTTTATTGTGAAGCATGGAACTGGCATTGTTTGTATAAGTATGAAAGAGGAAGATCTGGAGAGATTAGAGCTTCCTTTGATGGTCAACAGTCGGGATAATGATGAGAAACTCCGTACAGCATTCACTGTGACAGTG GATGCCAAACATGGTACCACCACAGGGGTGTCAGCTCAGGATAGGGCAACAACAGTTTTGGCTCTTGCATCCAAAGATTCAAAACCAAGGGATTTCAACCGCCCAGGCCATATTTTCCCATTAAAATACAGGGAAGGTGGTATCTTGAAGAGAGCTGGACATACAGAAGCTTCAGTTGATCTGGCAGTACTTGCTGGTTTGGATCCTGTGGCAGTTCTGTGTGAGGTTGTGGATGACGATGGTTCCATGGCAAGATTACCTAAGCTTCGCCAGTTTGCAGAGcgtgaaaatttgaaaattatatcTATTGCTGACTTGATAAG GTATAGAAGGAAGAGAGATAAACTAGTGGAACGTGCTGGTGCTGCACTAATACCAACAATGTGGGGGCCATTCACAGCTAACTGTTACAGGTCACTTTTAGACGGGATGGAGCATATTGCGATGGTAAAG GGTGACATTGGGGATGGTTGTGATGTTCTTGTGAGGGTACACTCAGAGTGTCTCACAGGAGACATATTTGGATCTGCCAGGTGTGACTGCGGAAATCAGCTTGCTCTTGCAATGCAACAGATTGAGGCTGCTGGTAGAGGTGTGTTAGTATATCTTCGTGGTCATGAAGGAAGGGGTATTGGATTGGGCCACAAGCTTCGTGCTTATAACCTACAGGATGAGGGAAGGGATACTGTAGAAGCAAATGAGGAGTTGGGATTACCTGTTGACTCAAGAGAGTATGGAATTGGTGCACAG ATATTGAGGGACTTGGGTGTTCGTTCTATGAAGCTGATGACAAACAATCCGGCAAAATATGTTGGGCTCAAAGGTTATGGTTTGTCAATTTCCGGTAGGATCCCATTGTTATCACTTATCACAAACGAAAACAGGAGATACTTGGAAACCAAACGTGTGAAAATGGGACACATGTATGGCTTGGAATTTAACAGCAAATTGAATGGTAATGCTAGTAGTGTCGATGATTCCAATGCTGCTCCTGACACATAA
- the LOC123912745 gene encoding transmembrane E3 ubiquitin-protein ligase FLY2-like has protein sequence MVCLGFDMVEVEAQRLELCFVKKKEVGRVLFGWLVFLLFLSPVVGLRPLRDKTGSWGDEWIFSGKDESDIGPFSQWNITGTYRGTWKFLDTANGSYRFPDIRKINGNSVIELVSTPTKITGVHYVQGVVIFHDVFDNEYNVGGAQIKIEGVYIWPFRQLRMVANSGKEGGLNQDGDYILSNPYHLLGVFSSQVFQESSRHTMWKRKHSPLHGMEKNCNVEISARVSRLSSSKHEGEHDSFQLEGLMESPSVDDDGDCISPLQLNATSINIGVYYNKAVNYTLMVTFVSFLQVLLLIRQMEHSNTQSGAAKVSIIMIGQQAIVDAYLCLVHLTAGILVESLFNAFATAAFFKFVVFSIFEMRYLLAIWKASRPLSNGEGWEIMRRELSVLYSRFYGILLGGILFMYEFHNYLRPILLLVYSFWIPQIITNIVRDSRKPLHPHYILGITVTRLAIPLYVFGCPNNFLRIEPDQSWCVCLILFTGFQAAILLLQHYLGSRWFIPHQILPEKYSYYRRSSQDTNHATDCVICMTAIDLTPRSNDCMVTPCDHFFHTGCLQRWMDIKMECPTCRRPLPPA, from the exons ATGGTTTGTTTGGGGTTTGATATGGTTGAAGTTGAAGCTCAAAGATTGGAACTTTGTTTTGTTAAGAAGAAGGAAGTGGGAAGAGTTTTGTTTGGGTGGTTGGTGTTTCTGTTGTTTCTTAGTCCTGTGGTTGGTCTTAGACCCTTAAGGGATAAAACTGGTTCATGGGGTGATGAG TGGATATTTTCGGGAAAAGACGAAAGCGACATAGGTCCATTTTCGCAATGGAATATAACTGGAACTTACAGAG GGACTTGGAAATTTCTAGATACCGCAAATGGCTCTTATAGATTTCCAGATATCAGAAAAATAAATGGAAATTCTGTAATTGAATTAGTTAGTACGCCCACAAAGATAACTGGTGTTCATTATGTTCAG GGGGTAGTTATATTCCATGATGTGTTTGACAACGAATACAATGTTGGCGGCGCTCAAATCAAAATAGAAGGTGTATATATATGGCCTTTCAGACAACTTCGAATGGTAGCCAACAG TGGAAAAGAGGGAGGGTTGAATCAAGATGGAGATTATATTTTATCCAATCCGTATCATCTG CTTGGAGTTTTCTCATCTCAAGTATTCCAAGAATCTTCGCGACATACTATGTGGAAAAGAAAGCATT CTCCATTACATGGCATGGAGAAAAATTGTAATGTTGAAATTTCAGCTCGGGTTTCACGCTTGTCATCTTCAAAACATG AAGGGGAGCATGATTCTTTTCAGCTGGAAGGATTAATGGAAAGCCCATCCGTGGATGACGATGGAGATTGCATCTCGCCATTACAGTTAAATGCGACATCTATTAATATTGGAGTCTACTATAATAAAGCAGTGAACTATACCTTGATGGTTACTTTT gTCTCATTTTTACAAGTTCTTCTATTGATTCGGCAAATGGAGCATAGCAACACCCAATCT GGGGCTGCTAAGGTTTCAATAATAATGATCGGTCAGCAAGCTATAGTGGATGCTTATCTTTGCCTTGTACATCTGACTGCGGGAATACTAGTCG AGTCATTGTTCAATGCCTTTGCAACTGCTGCATTCTTCAAGTTTGTAGTTTTCTCAATATTTGAGATGAGATATCTCCTTGCCATTTGGAAGGCAAGCCGTCCTTTGAGTAACGGTGAAGGTTGGGAGATAATGAGGCGAGAGCTTTCGGTTTTATACAGCCGTTTCT ATGGGATCCTGTTGGGGGGCATTCTATTCATGTACGAGTTCCATAATTATTTGAGACCTATTCTGCTTCTTGTATACTCCTTCTGGATACCTCAGATAATCACCAACATTGTTCGTGATTCACGCAAACCACTACATCCTCATTATATATTAGGCATAACCGTTACTCGGCTAGCAATCCCGTTATACGTTTTTGGTTGTCCTAACAACTTCTTACGCATAGAACCAGATCAAAGCTGgtgtgtttgtttgattttatttactGGATTTCAAGCCGCAATTCTCCTTCTTCAGCATTATCTCGGCTCCCGTTGGTTCATTCCTCATCAG ATTCTACCTGAGAAATACAGCTATTATAGGAGGTCTTCTCAGGATACAAATCATGCTACAGACTGTGTTATTTGCATGACAGCCATTGATCTCACCCCACGATCAAATGATTGCATG GTGACGCCTTGTGATCATTTTTTCCACACCGGCTGTTTACAAAGATGGATGGATATAAAGATGGAGTGCCCGACATGCCGGCGCCCGCTCCCTCCTGCATGA